Within the Calorimonas adulescens genome, the region CTAAAGGATTATGGGTTTAATGATATAAGTATAATGGAAGGCTCGTGGGTTGGGGACAGTACGGCCAGGGCATACAGACTACTGGGGTATGAAGATATATCTAAAAGGTATGGGGTAAAACTTTATGATTTGAAGAAGGATTCCTATAAAGTGTATGACGTTGACAACATGAGCATAAAGGTATGTGACAAGCCGATGAGTGCAGATTATCTCATAAACTTGCCTGTACTTAAGGCACACTGTCAGACCAGACTTACATGTGCACTTAAAAATCTAAAGGGCTGTATACCTGATGAAGAGAAGAGGAGGTTTCATACGCTCGGGATACACAGGCCTGTAGCATACCTTAATAAGATATTAAGACCATCCTTGCATATTGTCGATGGCATAATAGGAGACCTTACCTTTGAAGAAGGGGGTACCCCTGTAAACATGAACAGGATTATAATGGGATACGATCCTGTACTGATAGATACCTATGCAGCACAGATTATAGGATATGACTATCACGATATAGGTTATATACCCATAGCCGAAAGCATAGGAGTGGGTTCTGCCGACATTCAAAATGCTGACATAGTACAAATAAATGAACCAGTTGGGCTTACAGGTGATATTTACCATTCAAGAAAGGTAGATAGACTCGCAAGATATATAAATGAAAGAGAAGCCTGCTCTGCCTGCTACGGTAGCCTTATTCATGCCCTTGAAAGACTTGATGAAAAAGGTC harbors:
- a CDS encoding DUF362 domain-containing protein, encoding MDRTLYVIYGNDGKSMVKQLLKQVNPFKNLSKNASIALKPNLVVAKSPETGATTDIGMIMGIIEFLKDYGFNDISIMEGSWVGDSTARAYRLLGYEDISKRYGVKLYDLKKDSYKVYDVDNMSIKVCDKPMSADYLINLPVLKAHCQTRLTCALKNLKGCIPDEEKRRFHTLGIHRPVAYLNKILRPSLHIVDGIIGDLTFEEGGTPVNMNRIIMGYDPVLIDTYAAQIIGYDYHDIGYIPIAESIGVGSADIQNADIVQINEPVGLTGDIYHSRKVDRLARYINEREACSACYGSLIHALERLDEKGLLDRFKEGAICIGQGFKGVAGDGVGVGRCTSEFNSYVDGCPPVASRIVDFLSTKI